Proteins encoded within one genomic window of Ascaphus truei isolate aAscTru1 chromosome 8, aAscTru1.hap1, whole genome shotgun sequence:
- the GPAM gene encoding glycerol-3-phosphate acyltransferase 1, mitochondrial: MDEASFSLGMVDVSYMPNSVDYSSVKMKHCTEEWGERISSPAVFGSATLKWKESFMSRKRPFVGRCCYVCTPQSRDTFFNPSIPSLGLRNVIYINETHTRHRGWLARRLCYVLFVQERDVNKSMFCSNMAETVLNQSRVQKAIADVASERSPTGTSDQKSTSKVRRKAKKLLQEMVANVCPAMVRLTGWVLLKLFNSFFWNIQIHKGQLEMVKKAATEMDFPLVFLPVHKSHIDYLLLTFVLFCHNIKAPHIAAGNNLNIPIFSTLIHMLGGFFIRRKLDETPDGKKDVLYRCLLNGYIEELLCRKQFLEIFLEGTRSRSGKTSCGRGGLLSVIVDSVCTSSIPDVLIIPVGISYDRIIEGHYNGEQLGKPKKDESLWSVARGVFRMLRKNYGCVRVDFAQPFSLKEYLENQRQKPSPQPLSLEEVLLPAILSTRPSDVLNESDVAGHSESRNLTDEPLRRQIIANLANHVLFTADKSCAVMSTHIVACLLLYRYRQGISLALLVEDFFSMKEEVLARDFDLGFSGSSEDVVMHAIHLLGNSVNITHTSNEFVIAPSTSIPAVFELNFYSNGVLHVYITEAIIACGLHVELGKRGSDRTTVDSDWTISQERLIRTAASLCYLLSNEGMISLPCQMFHQVCHGAVQRLIKYGILLVAEDDQEDGSPNLAEQPWDNKLPEHLSWRSDEEDEDSDFGEEQRDRFLRVSPSQEHQQFISFLQRLLGPILEAYSSAASFIHNFSGPVPEKEYVQSLHKYLIARTERKVAVYTESATLCLARNAVKTFKDLGVFQVHKQSRDCLLELSSTFLPLSSRQKLLEYMLGFMVL, encoded by the exons GATACATTTTTCAACCCCAGCATCCCATCTTTGGGTCTTCGTAATGTTATCTACATCAATGAAACACACACAAG GCATCGGGGCTGGCTGGCTCGTCGTCTTTGCTATGTGCTTTTTGTACAGGAACGGGATGTCAACAAAAGCATGTTTTGCAGTAATATGGCTGAGACCGTGCTGAACCAGAGCAG GGTACAGAAGGCCATTGCTGATGTTGCCTCTGAAAGGAGCCCCACTGGCACCTCTGACCAGAAGTCTACCAGCAAAGTAAGGAGGAAAGCAAAGAAACTTCTCCAGGAAATGGTGGCCAATGTGTGTCCTGCAATGGTCAG ACTGACCGGTTGGGTTTTGCTGAAACTCTTCAACAGCTTTTTTTGGAACATTCAGATTCACAAAGGGCAGCTGGAGATGGTGAAAAAAGCAGCCACAGAG ATGGACTTCCCGCTTGTTTTCCTGCCTGTTCACAAGTCACACATTGATTACCTGCTCCTCACGTTCGTCCTGTTCTGCCACAACATCAAAGCTCCGCACATAGCTGCAGGGAACAACCTCAATATCCCCATCTTCAG TACTTTAATCCACATGCTGGGTGGCTTTTTCATACGACGTAAACTGGATGAGACTCCAGATGGAAAGAAAGATGTCCTGTACAGGTGTCTGCTGAACGGG TACATCGAAGAGCTGCTTTGCCGGAAGCAGTTCCTGGAGATATTCCTAGAGGGCACTCGCTCACGCAGTGGGAAGACCTCCTGCGGCAGAGGAGGCCTCCTTTCTGTCATAGTGGATTCTGTATGCACAAGTTCCATCCCTGATGTTCTCATAATACCCGTGGGCATCTCCTACGACCGCATCATTGAGGGACATTATAACGGTGAACAGCTG GGCAAACCCAAGAAAGACGAAAGCCTGTGGAGCGTCGCACGAGGAGTTTTCCGCATGCTAAGGAAAAACTATGGCTGTGTGCGTGTCGACTTCGCGCAACCCTTTTCCCTGAAA GAGTACCTGGAAAACCAGAGACAAAAACCATCACCACAACCACTGTCTTTAGAGGAAGTGCTATTACCAGCCATCCTCTCTACCAG ACCGAGCGATGTTTTGAATGAGAGTGATGTGGCCGGCCATTCAGAGTCTCGAAACTTGACGGACGAGCCTCTCAGGAGACAGATAATAGCAAACTTGGCAAACCATGTGCTTTTTA CTGCTGATAAATCCTGTGCTGTGATGTCAACACACATAGTGGCGTGTTTGCTGCTGTATCGCTACCGGCAG GGGATAAGCCTCGCTCTCCTGGTGGAAGACTTCTTCTCCATGAAAGAGGAAGTCTTAGCCCGGGATTTTGACCTGGGGTTCTCGGGCAGCTCTGAAGATGTTGTCATGCATGCCATACACCTCCTGGGCAACTCTGTGAACATCACCCACACCAGCAACGAGTTCGTCATCGCACCCAGCACCAGCATCCCCGCTGTGTTTGAGCTGAACTTCTATAGCAATGGAGTTCTCCATGTCTACATCACGGAGGCCATCATTG CCTGCGGACTGCACGTGGAACTCGGCAAGAGAGGCTCAGACAGGACAACGGTCGATTCCGATTGGACAATCAGCCAGGAGAGACTAATCCGTACAGCTGCTAGCTTGTGCTACCTTCTCTCTAATGAAGGAATGATATCTCTG CCGTGTCAGATGTTTCACCAAGTGTGCCATGGGGCTGTGCAGAGGCTGATAAAGTACGGCATCCTTCTGGTTGCAGAG GATGACCAGGAGGACGGAAGCCCGAACCTCGCAGAGCAGCCGTGGGATAACAAGCTTCCAGAACACCTTTCCTGGAGAAGCGACGAAGAGGATGAAGATAGTGACTTTGGCGAAGAGCAGCGGGATCGTTTCCTGAGG GTGAGTCCATCCCAGGAGCACCAGCAGTTCATTTCTTTCCTTCAGAGGCTACTGGGCCCTATCCTGGAGGCCTACAGCTCCGCTGCCTCCTTCATCCACAACTTCAGTGGGCCTGTCCCCGAGAAGGAGTATGTCCAAAGTCTGCACAAATACCTGATCGCCAGAACAGAGAGAAAAGTTGCCGTGTACA CGGAGAGCGCCACCCTGTGTCTTGCGAGAAACGCTGTGAAGACCTTTAAGGATCTCGGG GTTTTCCAGGTTCATAAGCAAAGCCGAGATTGTCTCCTGGAACTGAGCAGCACTTTCCTACCTCTGAGCAGTCGGCAGAAACTCCTGGAATACATGCTCGGTTTCATGGTGCTGTAG